A single genomic interval of Terriglobus albidus harbors:
- the coxB gene encoding cytochrome c oxidase subunit II, giving the protein MGISPVLWQFLNKWLTSSALFPKEASTIAPYADALYFFLLAMTLVGVVIVGALVFGFSIRYRKERNPEATQIEGSTLLEATWTIIPLVIFLVTFVWGALLYFRIYNPPANSMNIYIVGKQWMWKAEHPGGQHEINTLHVPTGRPVQLTMISQDVFHSYSIPEFRVKREVIPGRYSTVWFNATEPGVYHLFCTQYCGTLHSGMIGTVTALSPDDYQKWTEASTSGMSLAQNGERLFASLGCNQCHTGDPGARGPNLAGLYGKKVQMEDGSTQLANEAFLRDTILNPSSHVPAGYKPIMPTYQGQISEEGLIDLVEYLKSLKTNYRVQQTLTTATSTEAAPTTPGMVKP; this is encoded by the coding sequence ATGGGAATCAGTCCGGTACTTTGGCAATTTCTAAACAAGTGGCTCACCTCTTCGGCGTTGTTTCCGAAGGAGGCGTCGACCATTGCTCCCTATGCCGACGCGCTTTACTTCTTCCTGCTGGCGATGACGCTTGTTGGCGTGGTGATCGTCGGCGCGCTGGTCTTCGGTTTCTCGATCCGCTACCGTAAGGAGCGCAATCCCGAGGCGACGCAGATCGAGGGCTCCACGCTGCTGGAAGCAACCTGGACCATCATTCCGCTGGTCATCTTCCTCGTGACCTTCGTCTGGGGCGCGCTGCTGTACTTCCGCATCTACAACCCGCCTGCCAACTCGATGAACATCTACATCGTCGGCAAGCAGTGGATGTGGAAGGCCGAGCATCCAGGCGGCCAGCACGAGATCAACACGCTGCACGTGCCCACGGGCCGTCCGGTGCAGTTGACCATGATCTCGCAGGACGTATTCCACTCCTACTCGATCCCCGAGTTCCGCGTGAAGCGTGAAGTGATTCCCGGCCGCTACTCGACAGTGTGGTTCAATGCCACCGAGCCGGGTGTCTATCACCTGTTCTGCACCCAGTACTGCGGTACGCTGCACTCGGGCATGATCGGTACGGTAACGGCCCTGTCACCGGACGACTACCAGAAGTGGACCGAGGCCTCGACCAGCGGCATGAGCCTGGCGCAGAACGGCGAACGCCTGTTTGCCAGCCTGGGCTGCAACCAGTGCCACACCGGCGATCCCGGCGCCCGCGGACCGAACCTTGCCGGCCTGTATGGCAAGAAGGTTCAGATGGAAGACGGATCGACGCAGCTTGCCAACGAGGCATTTCTGCGCGACACGATCCTGAATCCGTCATCGCACGTTCCGGCCGGCTATAAGCCGATTATGCCGACCTACCAGGGTCAGATCAGCGAAGAAGGCCTGATCGACCTGGTGGAGTACCTCAAGTCTCTGAAGACCAACTATCGTGTGCAGCAAACGCTGACCACAGCAACGTCCACAGAAGCGGCGCCGACCACGCCGGGGATGGTGAAGCCATGA
- the nrfD gene encoding NrfD/PsrC family molybdoenzyme membrane anchor subunit, whose protein sequence is MATKGQISDPMIDPKTGEFAVIAPGHNFKSVTEKIAGVVLTSNTPLGWFFGLTVASGVATFLVIAVTWLFLKGVGIWGVTIPGAWGFAIINFVWWIGIGHAGTLISAILLLFKQTWRNSINRFAEAMTIFAVCCAGLFPVLHVGRPWLGYWLFPYPNTMNVWPQFRSPLCWDVFAVSTYATISVVFWYIGMIPDFGTLRDKAQLPLAKYVYGMLSLGWRGSTRHWMRYETASLLLAGLSTPLVLSVHTVISFDFAVAALPGWHTTVFPPYFVAGAIYSGFAMVLTLAIPIRKFYHMEDLVTLRHLDNMAKVMLGTGLIVAYGYGLEVFMAWYSASHWEFFMMWNRMFGPMGWAYWILIATNIAIPLTTLWSRKLRVNVTYLFILSLIVNTGMWFERFVIVVTSLYRDFLPSSWGTYKATKWDYMLYVGTLGMFTFLFLLFVRLAPMIPMNEIKMMLPQTKIKPADTTVEETA, encoded by the coding sequence ATGGCGACCAAGGGACAAATCAGCGATCCGATGATCGACCCGAAGACGGGTGAATTTGCCGTCATCGCTCCGGGCCATAACTTCAAATCGGTAACCGAGAAGATTGCCGGCGTCGTGCTGACGTCGAACACACCGCTGGGCTGGTTCTTCGGCCTGACCGTAGCCTCCGGCGTGGCGACCTTCCTGGTGATTGCCGTTACCTGGCTCTTCCTGAAGGGCGTGGGCATCTGGGGTGTAACCATCCCGGGCGCCTGGGGTTTCGCCATTATCAACTTCGTCTGGTGGATCGGTATCGGTCACGCCGGAACGCTGATCTCGGCGATCCTTCTGCTCTTCAAGCAGACCTGGCGTAACTCGATCAACCGCTTCGCCGAAGCGATGACGATCTTCGCCGTATGCTGCGCCGGCCTGTTCCCGGTTCTGCACGTCGGCCGTCCGTGGCTCGGTTACTGGCTGTTCCCGTACCCGAACACGATGAACGTATGGCCGCAGTTCCGTTCGCCGCTGTGCTGGGACGTCTTCGCCGTATCGACGTACGCGACCATCTCGGTAGTGTTCTGGTACATCGGCATGATTCCCGACTTCGGAACGCTGCGCGACAAGGCGCAGTTGCCGCTGGCCAAGTACGTCTACGGTATGCTCTCGCTGGGTTGGCGCGGTTCGACCCGCCACTGGATGCGCTATGAGACGGCCTCGCTGCTTCTGGCCGGTCTTTCGACGCCGCTGGTGCTTTCGGTACACACGGTCATCAGCTTCGACTTCGCGGTCGCGGCTCTGCCGGGCTGGCATACAACGGTCTTCCCGCCCTACTTCGTCGCCGGCGCTATCTACTCCGGTTTTGCCATGGTGCTTACGCTGGCGATTCCGATCCGCAAGTTCTACCACATGGAAGACCTGGTCACGTTGCGCCACCTGGACAACATGGCCAAGGTGATGCTCGGTACCGGTCTGATCGTGGCCTACGGTTACGGCCTAGAGGTCTTCATGGCCTGGTACTCGGCCAGCCACTGGGAGTTCTTCATGATGTGGAACCGTATGTTCGGGCCGATGGGCTGGGCATACTGGATCCTGATCGCGACGAACATCGCTATCCCGCTGACCACCCTGTGGTCGCGTAAGCTGCGGGTGAACGTAACGTATCTGTTCATCCTGTCACTGATCGTGAACACCGGTATGTGGTTCGAGCGTTTTGTCATCGTCGTCACCTCGCTTTACCGCGACTTCCTGCCTTCGAGCTGGGGTACGTACAAGGCGACCAAGTGGGATTACATGCTCTACGTCGGCACGCTGGGAATGTTTACCTTCCTGTTCCTGCTCTTCGTCCGGCTTGCCCCGATGATTCCGATGAACGAGATCAAGATGATGCTGCCTCAGACCAAGATCAAGCCTGCAGACACCACCGTAGAGGAGACCGCCTGA
- a CDS encoding SCO family protein translates to MTTMHPIRKIRLAALLGCALACASAMGQVSGYGDKQTGEVSGGQLPTVLQRVGVEQHLNTPLPLHVPFTDETGKPVTLNDYFDGKKPGLFALVYYRCPMLCSEEMDGMASALQMVKLKPGSDFNIVMVSIDPRETPQDAAEKKAMYVKRYGHPETANGWHFLVGPKTSIDAVSQATGYGYVEVKSPDGQTSQFAHASALEVVTPEGRLAQYYMGVEYSPKDLLLGLIEASGNKIGSPVANILTYCYHYDPQQNKHSLIVSRVVQLGGMVTVAGLGGFMFLMFRRDIKLGRDHSLTKRQNG, encoded by the coding sequence ATGACGACGATGCACCCAATCCGGAAGATCCGCCTCGCCGCCCTGTTGGGATGCGCGCTGGCGTGCGCCTCCGCGATGGGGCAGGTCAGCGGCTATGGTGACAAACAGACTGGCGAAGTCAGCGGCGGGCAGCTGCCGACCGTTCTGCAGCGCGTAGGCGTGGAGCAGCACCTGAATACGCCTTTGCCGTTGCATGTTCCGTTCACGGACGAGACTGGAAAGCCTGTCACGCTGAACGACTACTTCGACGGCAAGAAGCCTGGGCTCTTTGCTCTGGTGTACTACCGCTGCCCGATGCTTTGCTCCGAGGAGATGGATGGCATGGCCTCCGCTCTTCAGATGGTGAAGCTGAAGCCGGGCAGTGACTTCAACATCGTGATGGTCTCGATCGATCCGCGGGAGACTCCGCAGGACGCGGCCGAGAAGAAGGCGATGTATGTGAAGCGGTATGGACATCCGGAGACAGCAAACGGCTGGCACTTCCTGGTTGGACCGAAGACCTCGATCGATGCGGTCTCACAGGCTACCGGGTATGGCTATGTCGAGGTGAAGAGCCCGGACGGGCAGACTTCGCAGTTCGCGCATGCCTCGGCGCTGGAAGTGGTGACACCTGAGGGACGGCTGGCGCAGTACTACATGGGCGTGGAGTACTCGCCCAAGGATCTGCTGCTCGGCCTGATCGAAGCTTCCGGCAACAAGATCGGTTCGCCGGTCGCCAATATTTTGACGTACTGCTACCACTACGACCCGCAGCAGAACAAGCACAGCCTGATCGTGTCGCGTGTGGTGCAACTGGGCGGCATGGTTACCGTGGCCGGCCTGGGTGGGTTCATGTTCTTGATGTTCCGGCGGGATATAAAGCTGGGACGTGATCATTCTTTGACGAAGCGACAGAACGGATAA
- a CDS encoding DUF3341 domain-containing protein — protein MPVKEGTYGLLAEFDTPGALVHATEAARDAGYRRMECYTPYPVEEAAEALGVVRNRVPLLTLMGGILGLTTAFLMQTWIARWGYPLNIAGRPLFSWPAFIIPTYEWTILFSGLSAAFGMLALNGLPQPYHPLFNAPNFRQGATDHKFFLCLEAIDPKFDVNETRAFLEQFHAVSVVEVDL, from the coding sequence ATGCCGGTAAAAGAAGGAACCTACGGACTGCTGGCGGAGTTCGATACTCCGGGAGCCCTGGTGCATGCCACTGAGGCTGCGCGGGATGCCGGATACCGCCGCATGGAGTGCTACACACCGTATCCGGTGGAAGAGGCCGCCGAGGCTCTGGGCGTGGTGCGTAACCGCGTTCCGTTGCTGACCCTGATGGGCGGCATCCTGGGTCTGACGACGGCGTTTCTGATGCAGACCTGGATCGCGCGCTGGGGATATCCGTTGAACATCGCCGGGCGTCCGCTGTTCTCCTGGCCGGCGTTCATCATCCCGACGTATGAGTGGACGATTCTGTTCAGTGGTCTCTCGGCTGCCTTCGGCATGCTGGCACTGAATGGTCTGCCGCAGCCTTACCATCCGCTGTTCAACGCTCCCAACTTCCGTCAGGGAGCGACCGACCATAAGTTCTTCCTGTGCCTGGAAGCGATCGATCCCAAGTTCGATGTGAACGAGACGCGCGCCTTCCTCGAGCAGTTCCATGCTGTAAGCGTGGTGGAGGTAGATCTCTAA
- a CDS encoding deoxyribodipyrimidine photo-lyase, with amino-acid sequence MTVRRGGMPDKAGKCVVYWMQRAERGVDNHALDTAIDLGNELGLPVVVYFAAITNFPHANLRHYFFLNQGLRDVEQDLAERNVSFVVRRPPHENNLSFFAEVKAAIVIGDENPMRVPESWRRHIARHMHVPFWTVDADVVVPSRLLEKAQYGAYTLRPRVQKLWPHFLKPYRNQKAQFVWKQPRGLQKEDLKLDITRGWKDLDRSVLPVEEWAGGTHAAMKRLRHFVQKMLAGYEHDRNHPELDGSSRLSPYLHFGHIGPLTIALAAQDAVKKEPGLKSARDSYFNELLVWRELAINYCWFQHDVYDSDAAAENWAKQTIVEHATDERPHLYSLAQLEAGQTHDDLWNAAQRQMLDFGWMHNVMRMYWAKKILEWSPSVKVAVKRGIHLNDKYFIDGRDPNGYAGIAWAMLGKFDRAWNERPIFGKIRYMSRESTGRKFDSKRYIQQMGAENSA; translated from the coding sequence GTGACCGTTCGCCGCGGCGGGATGCCGGACAAGGCTGGGAAATGCGTCGTCTACTGGATGCAGCGCGCTGAACGTGGCGTCGATAATCACGCACTGGACACGGCAATCGATCTGGGCAACGAGCTTGGCTTGCCGGTCGTGGTGTACTTTGCTGCGATCACCAATTTTCCGCATGCGAATCTGCGCCACTACTTCTTTCTCAACCAGGGGTTGCGCGATGTGGAGCAAGACCTGGCGGAGCGCAATGTCAGCTTTGTTGTTCGCCGGCCGCCGCATGAGAATAACCTGAGTTTCTTCGCTGAGGTGAAAGCCGCCATCGTGATCGGGGACGAGAACCCGATGCGTGTGCCGGAGAGCTGGCGCAGGCACATCGCACGGCATATGCATGTGCCGTTCTGGACGGTGGATGCGGATGTTGTTGTGCCCTCCCGGTTGTTGGAGAAAGCACAGTACGGCGCTTACACGCTGCGGCCGCGTGTGCAGAAGTTATGGCCGCATTTTCTGAAGCCGTATCGGAACCAGAAGGCGCAGTTTGTCTGGAAGCAACCTCGGGGACTGCAAAAGGAAGATCTGAAGCTCGATATTACGCGCGGCTGGAAGGACCTGGACCGCAGTGTGTTGCCCGTCGAGGAATGGGCTGGAGGAACGCACGCGGCGATGAAACGGCTACGGCACTTCGTGCAGAAGATGCTTGCAGGGTATGAGCACGACCGCAATCATCCGGAGCTGGATGGCAGCTCACGGCTTTCGCCATACCTGCACTTTGGCCACATTGGGCCACTGACGATCGCGCTTGCCGCGCAGGATGCGGTGAAGAAGGAGCCCGGGTTAAAGTCCGCCCGCGACAGCTACTTCAATGAGCTTCTGGTGTGGCGGGAGCTGGCGATCAATTACTGCTGGTTTCAGCATGACGTTTACGATTCAGACGCCGCAGCGGAGAACTGGGCTAAGCAAACGATTGTGGAGCATGCCACGGACGAACGGCCGCACCTGTATTCTCTGGCGCAGTTGGAGGCAGGTCAGACCCACGACGACCTTTGGAATGCGGCACAGCGTCAGATGCTGGATTTCGGATGGATGCACAATGTCATGCGCATGTATTGGGCGAAAAAGATTCTGGAATGGTCGCCGAGCGTAAAGGTGGCGGTGAAGCGGGGGATCCATCTCAACGACAAATACTTCATCGACGGGCGAGATCCGAATGGATATGCCGGTATCGCCTGGGCGATGCTGGGAAAGTTCGACCGGGCATGGAACGAGCGGCCCATCTTTGGGAAAATCCGGTATATGTCCCGCGAGTCCACCGGCCGGAAGTTTGACTCGAAACGATATATCCAGCAGATGGGGGCAGAAAATTCGGCCTAG
- a CDS encoding cytochrome c oxidase subunit I, producing MSTIVSLPDQSTAALPKRNYLNAEHGLLSWLLTGDHKRIAMLYLISITGFFFLGGAFAGLVRLELLTPAGDLLAADTYNKMFTMHGIVMIFLFLVPSVPATLGNFLIPIMIGAKDLAFPKINLLSWYLYLVGGTFTLTALVLGGVDTGWTFTTPLSTHYLNTHVITTGLAIFVAGFSSIFTGLNFIVTIHRMRAPGMTWFRMPLFVWSNYAASILMVLGTPVLAIAIVLVVLERTVGLGVFDPSKGGDPLLFQHLFWFYSHPAVYIMILPGMGVISEVIANFSRKRVFGYTAVAFSSVAIAVFGFFVWAHHMFIMGVSNYSALVFSLLTMLVAVPSAIKIFNWSATLYKGSITFETPMLYAFGFIGLFTIGGLTGVFLGSLGMDIHLTETYFIVAHFHFVMVGGMLMAFLAGIHFWWPKMTGRMYPESLSKLAAVTTFIGFILTFFPQFILGYLGMPRRYHAYPADYQVLNVLSTAGATVLGVGYLLPILYLAWSLKYGEIAGSNPWQATGLEWQLQSPPVTENFTEIPYVDYEAYDFEWLAHKQKQEVTTVG from the coding sequence ATGAGCACTATCGTTAGCCTTCCGGATCAGAGCACTGCTGCTCTGCCGAAGCGGAATTACCTGAACGCTGAGCACGGCCTGCTGAGCTGGCTCCTGACCGGAGACCACAAGCGGATCGCCATGCTGTACCTGATCTCGATCACCGGCTTCTTCTTCCTGGGTGGAGCATTTGCCGGCCTGGTGCGTCTGGAGCTGTTGACTCCTGCAGGTGACCTGCTGGCTGCCGACACCTACAACAAGATGTTCACGATGCACGGCATCGTGATGATCTTCCTGTTCCTGGTGCCCTCGGTTCCGGCAACACTCGGCAACTTCCTGATCCCGATCATGATCGGAGCAAAGGATCTCGCCTTCCCGAAGATCAACCTGCTGAGCTGGTACCTGTACCTGGTTGGCGGCACCTTCACCTTGACCGCGCTGGTTCTGGGTGGTGTGGATACGGGCTGGACCTTCACGACGCCGCTGTCGACGCACTATCTCAACACGCACGTGATCACGACCGGTCTGGCGATCTTCGTCGCCGGCTTCAGCTCGATCTTTACGGGTCTGAACTTCATCGTGACGATCCACCGTATGCGCGCGCCGGGCATGACCTGGTTCCGTATGCCGCTGTTCGTGTGGTCGAACTATGCTGCCTCCATCCTGATGGTGCTGGGCACGCCGGTTCTGGCTATCGCGATCGTCCTGGTGGTTCTGGAGCGTACGGTTGGCCTGGGCGTCTTCGATCCGTCCAAGGGCGGCGATCCGCTGCTCTTCCAGCACCTGTTCTGGTTCTACTCGCACCCCGCCGTGTACATCATGATTCTGCCGGGTATGGGTGTGATCTCCGAGGTGATTGCGAACTTCAGCCGTAAGCGCGTCTTCGGTTACACGGCCGTCGCCTTCTCTTCGGTGGCCATCGCGGTGTTCGGCTTCTTCGTATGGGCGCACCACATGTTCATCATGGGTGTCTCCAACTACTCGGCCCTGGTCTTCTCGCTGCTGACCATGCTGGTTGCCGTGCCTTCGGCCATCAAGATCTTCAACTGGTCGGCGACTCTGTATAAGGGCTCGATTACCTTCGAAACCCCGATGCTGTACGCCTTCGGCTTCATCGGTCTGTTCACCATCGGCGGTCTGACGGGCGTCTTCCTCGGTTCGCTGGGTATGGACATTCACCTGACCGAGACCTACTTCATCGTGGCGCACTTCCACTTCGTGATGGTGGGCGGCATGCTGATGGCCTTCCTCGCCGGTATCCACTTCTGGTGGCCGAAGATGACGGGCCGTATGTACCCCGAGTCGCTCTCGAAGCTGGCCGCGGTGACGACCTTTATCGGCTTCATCCTGACCTTCTTCCCGCAGTTCATCCTCGGTTACCTCGGCATGCCGCGCCGCTACCATGCGTATCCGGCTGACTACCAGGTGCTGAATGTGCTGTCGACGGCAGGCGCTACGGTTCTGGGCGTCGGTTATCTGCTGCCGATCCTGTACCTGGCGTGGTCGCTGAAGTACGGTGAGATCGCCGGTTCCAACCCGTGGCAGGCCACCGGTCTGGAGTGGCAGCTGCAGTCGCCGCCGGTGACGGAGAACTTTACGGAGATCCCGTACGTCGATTACGAGGCGTATGACTTTGAGTGGCTCGCCCACAAGCAGAAACAAGAGGTGACGACCGTTGGATAA
- a CDS encoding cytochrome C oxidase subunit IV family protein, whose amino-acid sequence MSDLHHDPANITNPEHHEHHIVGPSTYLVIYGTLLALTAITVAAAFVEMGALNPIVAVLIAVIKATVVILWFMHMKYQSKLLKLTIGAGVFTFLVLIAMTLSDYMSRAWGLW is encoded by the coding sequence ATGTCGGATCTTCATCACGACCCCGCAAACATCACGAATCCCGAGCATCATGAGCACCACATCGTCGGGCCCTCGACCTACCTGGTCATCTACGGTACGCTGCTGGCGCTCACCGCGATCACGGTGGCGGCCGCTTTTGTGGAGATGGGCGCCCTGAACCCTATCGTGGCCGTTCTCATTGCCGTCATCAAAGCGACGGTGGTGATCCTGTGGTTCATGCACATGAAGTACCAGTCCAAGCTGCTGAAGCTGACCATCGGCGCCGGCGTGTTCACCTTCCTCGTCCTGATTGCGATGACGCTGAGTGACTACATGAGCCGTGCCTGGGGACTTTGGTAA
- a CDS encoding cytochrome c oxidase subunit 3 family protein, producing the protein MVVTQPGDLHEEHEHEHVHLPQHRHHFETEEQQREAASFGMWLFLLTEIMFFGGLFMAYLLYRNWYNPAFVAASHTLSIKLGALNTAILITSGFCMAMAVWAAETRKRKALVNFLGLTNFFGIAFLVVKYFEYAEKWHDSHIPGLKFSIADFGKLGVDMAQKTQVYYSLYFAMTGMHALHMIIGIVLIFWYMVRANRGEFTEGYVAPIENFGLYWHFVDIVWIFLFPLLYLIDLGAK; encoded by the coding sequence ATGGTAGTAACGCAACCCGGCGACCTGCACGAGGAGCACGAGCACGAACACGTGCATCTGCCGCAGCATCGGCATCATTTCGAGACAGAGGAACAGCAGCGCGAAGCAGCCAGCTTCGGCATGTGGCTCTTCCTCCTGACCGAAATCATGTTCTTCGGCGGTCTGTTCATGGCCTACCTGTTGTACCGCAACTGGTACAACCCGGCCTTCGTCGCCGCCAGCCACACGCTCTCCATCAAGCTGGGCGCGCTGAATACGGCCATCCTGATCACGTCAGGCTTCTGCATGGCGATGGCGGTGTGGGCGGCGGAGACGCGCAAGCGTAAGGCGCTGGTCAACTTTCTGGGTTTGACCAATTTCTTCGGTATCGCCTTCCTCGTGGTGAAGTACTTTGAGTACGCCGAGAAGTGGCACGACAGCCACATCCCGGGCCTCAAGTTCTCCATCGCCGATTTCGGCAAGCTTGGCGTCGACATGGCGCAGAAGACGCAGGTCTACTACTCGCTCTACTTCGCTATGACCGGCATGCACGCCCTGCACATGATCATCGGCATCGTGCTGATCTTCTGGTACATGGTGCGCGCCAACCGCGGCGAGTTCACCGAAGGCTACGTTGCGCCGATCGAGAACTTCGGACTGTACTGGCACTTCGTCGATATCGTCTGGATCTTCCTCTTCCCGCTGCTGTACCTCATCGATCTGGGAGCCAAGTAA
- a CDS encoding c-type cytochrome has product MQGASFKVQGARLILSATLASVAVLTGCRQDMHDQPKMFPQRSTTIFADGRSARPQVTNTVARGQLHEDSYFYTGLVDGKEADGMPFPATLDVLKRGQERFNVYCTPCHSRVGNGAGEIVERGYRLAGNFHTERLRSAPLGHFFSVMTNGYGAMPDYSAQITPADRWAIASYIRALQLSQNAKASDVPAGVEVKPLLKLAEEQGMPVGFAGDWSVPNTTGPAAPEVAKPVESATPTPTTTPGVAPATSENQKATTPAVTKEAAPATAKTAAPAKPKPEDIAAGKATYMANCSVCHQAARTGLPPNIPSLVGIVGRVGPDRIRQVVTQGIPTGKIQMPSFSSKLSSSDIDHLIAYLGSE; this is encoded by the coding sequence ATGCAGGGCGCAAGCTTCAAGGTTCAAGGCGCACGCCTCATCCTGTCAGCCACTCTGGCCAGCGTTGCTGTCCTGACCGGTTGCCGTCAGGATATGCACGACCAGCCGAAGATGTTTCCGCAGCGTTCGACGACGATCTTCGCCGACGGCCGCTCGGCACGTCCTCAGGTGACCAACACCGTAGCTCGTGGCCAACTGCACGAGGACAGCTACTTCTATACCGGTCTGGTGGACGGCAAGGAAGCCGATGGCATGCCCTTCCCGGCGACGCTCGATGTACTGAAGCGCGGCCAGGAGCGGTTCAACGTGTACTGCACGCCGTGCCACTCGCGTGTGGGCAACGGCGCCGGCGAGATCGTTGAGCGCGGCTACCGTCTGGCCGGCAACTTCCATACGGAGCGCCTGCGCAGCGCACCGCTCGGACATTTCTTCAGCGTGATGACCAACGGTTATGGCGCGATGCCTGATTACTCAGCGCAGATTACGCCAGCTGACCGCTGGGCGATCGCGTCCTATATCCGCGCGCTGCAGTTAAGCCAGAACGCCAAGGCGAGCGATGTGCCGGCGGGTGTTGAGGTGAAGCCGCTGTTAAAGCTGGCGGAAGAGCAGGGCATGCCGGTGGGTTTCGCAGGTGACTGGTCGGTGCCGAATACCACGGGTCCCGCAGCTCCTGAAGTAGCGAAGCCGGTTGAGTCTGCCACGCCGACGCCAACCACGACGCCAGGCGTAGCTCCGGCGACCAGCGAGAACCAGAAGGCAACTACTCCGGCGGTAACTAAGGAAGCAGCCCCGGCAACGGCTAAGACCGCTGCCCCGGCCAAGCCCAAGCCTGAAGACATCGCCGCAGGGAAGGCTACCTATATGGCGAACTGCAGTGTCTGTCACCAGGCAGCGCGCACCGGCCTTCCGCCGAACATTCCCTCGCTGGTGGGCATCGTAGGCCGAGTTGGTCCGGATCGTATCCGGCAGGTCGTTACACAGGGTATTCCGACGGGCAAGATTCAGATGCCGTCATTTTCCTCCAAGCTCTCTTCCTCGGATATCGATCACCTGATCGCATATCTGGGATCTGAGTGA